Proteins found in one Rhodovulum sp. MB263 genomic segment:
- a CDS encoding ABC transporter ATP-binding protein encodes MSVLLSTRALSRSFGGLRAVHEVDLDLGPGEVRALIGPNGAGKTTFVSMLIGRVAPSSGRILFDGQDITRLPAHARVRLGLAYTFQITSVFARLPVAENVALAARRRFGRDRAAVAREIARTLDRVGLTGRDDSAAGDLSYGHQRLLELAMGLAQAPRLLILDEPTQGLAETEIAAFKALVRDLAGETAILLIEHNMGVVMELADRITVLDAGRVLAEGPPAAIRADARVQAAYLGTATDA; translated from the coding sequence ATGAGCGTGCTGCTGTCGACCCGGGCGCTGTCGCGCAGCTTCGGCGGGTTGCGCGCCGTCCATGAGGTCGATCTCGATCTCGGCCCCGGCGAGGTCCGGGCGCTGATCGGGCCGAACGGCGCGGGCAAGACCACCTTCGTGTCGATGCTGATCGGCCGGGTCGCGCCGTCGTCGGGGCGTATCCTCTTCGACGGGCAGGACATCACCCGGCTGCCCGCCCATGCCCGGGTGCGGCTTGGGCTGGCCTATACCTTCCAGATCACCTCGGTCTTCGCCCGGCTCCCGGTCGCCGAGAATGTCGCGCTGGCCGCCCGCCGCAGGTTCGGGCGCGACCGCGCTGCCGTCGCGCGCGAGATCGCCCGGACGCTCGACCGGGTCGGGCTGACCGGCCGCGACGACAGCGCGGCGGGCGATCTGAGCTATGGCCATCAGCGCCTTCTGGAACTCGCCATGGGGCTGGCGCAGGCGCCGCGACTGCTGATCCTCGACGAACCGACCCAGGGGCTTGCCGAGACCGAGATCGCGGCCTTCAAGGCGCTGGTCCGGGATCTCGCGGGCGAGACCGCGATCCTGCTGATCGAGCATAACATGGGCGTCGTGATGGAGCTGGCCGACCGCATCACCGTGCTCGATGCCGGTCGGGTGCTGGCCGAGGGGCCGCCCGCCGCGATCCGGGCCGATGCGAGGGTGCAGGCCGCCTATCTGGGAACCGCGACCGATGCTTGA
- a CDS encoding ABC transporter ATP-binding protein has translation MLEVRAIAAGYGPVRVLHGLSLTVRPGEITCLLGRNGAGKTTAMKAIMGLLPLTGGQMLLAGEDIGRLPAHEVPRRGIGYIPQGRRLFSELTVAQNLEIGLMCRRSPPEVLDHVLEMFPRLADRMGQRAGTLSGGEQQMLATARALCLEPRVLLLDEPTEGLQPSMIALLRDRVVALRAAGVAILLVEQRLEAVQSVADRVVILENGAVRAEADAAGLRADPGFLRRELGV, from the coding sequence ATGCTTGAGGTGAGGGCTATCGCGGCGGGCTACGGTCCGGTCCGGGTGCTGCACGGGCTCAGCCTGACGGTCAGGCCGGGCGAGATCACCTGCCTTCTGGGCCGCAACGGCGCGGGCAAGACCACAGCGATGAAGGCGATCATGGGGCTTTTGCCGCTCACGGGCGGCCAGATGCTGCTGGCGGGCGAGGATATCGGCCGTCTGCCCGCCCATGAGGTGCCGCGCCGGGGGATCGGCTATATCCCGCAGGGGCGACGGCTGTTCTCGGAACTGACGGTGGCGCAGAATCTCGAGATCGGGCTGATGTGCCGCCGGAGCCCGCCGGAGGTTCTGGACCATGTGCTGGAGATGTTCCCGCGGCTGGCCGACCGGATGGGCCAGCGCGCCGGAACCCTGTCGGGCGGCGAGCAGCAGATGCTGGCCACCGCCCGCGCGCTTTGCCTCGAGCCCCGGGTGCTCTTGCTCGACGAGCCGACCGAGGGGCTGCAGCCCTCGATGATCGCGCTGCTGCGCGACAGGGTGGTTGCGCTGCGCGCGGCGGGCGTGGCGATCCTGCTGGTGGAACAGAGGCTCGAGGCGGTGCAATCGGTTGCCGACCGGGTGGTGATCCTCGAGAACGGCGCGGTCAGGGCCGAGGCCGATGCCGCAGGGTTGCGCGCCGATCCCGGCTTCCTGCGGCGTGAACTTGGTGTATGA
- a CDS encoding class I SAM-dependent methyltransferase, which yields MTDPIRTTLDVLLEILSPLKGRRVLDIGCGRGGLAAPFRAAGADWRGLEPFPQAAGVPGIDVAQAEAMPYPDAAFDIAVIVNALHHIPVEAMGDALAEAARVIAPEAMLVVIEPRVEGDLSQVIATVDDETGIRNAAQAALDGAAAAGVLTETRAFDYVRRETYEDFDAFLGRISSFAPERGALPPDLTAALRAAFRARAGREGTAFTLTQPMSARLFRRGPAAG from the coding sequence ATGACCGACCCGATCCGCACCACGCTTGACGTGCTTCTTGAGATCCTGTCGCCGCTGAAAGGGCGGCGCGTGCTCGATATCGGCTGCGGCCGGGGCGGGCTGGCCGCGCCCTTCCGCGCGGCCGGGGCCGACTGGCGCGGGCTCGAACCCTTTCCCCAGGCGGCCGGCGTGCCCGGCATCGACGTGGCCCAGGCCGAGGCGATGCCCTATCCGGACGCGGCCTTCGACATCGCGGTCATCGTCAATGCGCTGCATCACATCCCGGTCGAGGCGATGGGAGATGCGCTGGCCGAGGCGGCGCGGGTGATCGCACCCGAGGCGATGCTGGTCGTGATCGAGCCCCGGGTCGAGGGCGATCTGAGCCAGGTGATCGCGACAGTCGATGACGAGACCGGGATCCGCAACGCGGCTCAGGCGGCGCTGGATGGGGCGGCGGCGGCGGGGGTGCTGACCGAGACCCGGGCCTTCGACTATGTCCGGCGCGAGACCTATGAGGATTTCGACGCCTTTCTGGGCCGGATCTCGTCCTTTGCGCCCGAGCGCGGCGCGCTGCCTCCGGATCTGACCGCGGCCCTGCGCGCGGCCTTCCGCGCCCGCGCGGGGCGCGAGGGCACGGCCTTCACCCTGACACAACCGATGTCGGCCCGGCTGTTCCGGCGCGGCCCGGCGGCGGGTTAG
- a CDS encoding LysR family transcriptional regulator, with translation MDLRQLRYFLEIVERGSITGAAGTLNVAQPALSLHVRNLEGQLGTRLLLRRPTGVVPTEAGEILARRARSILAEVARTEAEIRSLETDPSGRVAIGLTGTIGGLLAVPLIEALRERYPQITLQIAEAMSGFVAGWLSEGRVDLAVLYEAPADPGLACDPLLEEELVVLWPPDRRAPPEITLAALEGVPLVLPSRAHGLRRMIDAELSGVGITAELAVEIDSYANIKNLVAAGFGASVLPWHAVAPEAGTGALTVSRIEAPGLWRGAWLIRPDARPVTRAQEAVAETLRAVVGELLADGVWAAARAPSSGCPAPGAER, from the coding sequence ATGGATCTGCGGCAGCTGCGCTATTTCCTCGAAATCGTCGAACGCGGCTCGATCACCGGGGCCGCGGGCACGCTGAACGTCGCCCAGCCGGCGCTTTCGCTGCATGTGCGCAACCTCGAGGGCCAGCTCGGCACGCGGCTGCTGCTGCGCCGGCCGACCGGGGTCGTGCCGACCGAGGCGGGCGAGATCCTGGCGCGACGGGCACGCTCGATCCTGGCCGAGGTGGCGCGGACCGAGGCCGAGATCCGAAGCCTCGAGACCGACCCGTCGGGCCGCGTCGCCATCGGGCTGACAGGCACCATCGGCGGACTTCTGGCGGTGCCGCTGATCGAGGCGCTGCGCGAGCGCTATCCCCAGATCACGCTGCAGATCGCCGAGGCTATGAGCGGCTTCGTCGCCGGGTGGCTGTCGGAGGGCCGGGTCGATCTGGCGGTGCTCTACGAGGCGCCCGCCGATCCCGGGCTGGCCTGCGACCCGCTGCTGGAAGAGGAACTGGTCGTGCTCTGGCCGCCAGACCGGCGCGCTCCGCCCGAGATCACGCTGGCCGCGCTCGAGGGCGTGCCTCTGGTCCTGCCGAGCCGGGCGCATGGGCTGCGCCGGATGATCGACGCCGAGCTGTCCGGCGTGGGCATCACGGCCGAGCTGGCCGTCGAGATCGACTCCTACGCCAATATCAAGAACCTCGTCGCGGCGGGGTTCGGGGCATCGGTCCTGCCCTGGCACGCGGTCGCACCCGAGGCCGGGACCGGCGCGCTGACCGTCAGCCGGATAGAGGCACCGGGCCTCTGGCGCGGCGCCTGGCTGATCCGGCCGGACGCGCGGCCAGTGACCCGCGCCCAGGAGGCCGTGGCCGAGACCCTGCGCGCCGTGGTGGGCGAGCTTCTGGCGGACGGGGTCTGGGCCGCGGCACGCGCCCCCTCATCGGGATGTCCGGCGCCCGGCGCAGAGCGTTGA
- a CDS encoding acyl-CoA dehydrogenase family protein has product MQTDPHQDIRDAIRALCATFPPEYHRRIDEERGYPEAFVQALTEAGWMAALIPEEYGGSGLGLTEASVIMEEINRSGGNSGACHGQMYNMTTLVRHGSEEQRRRYLPKIAAGELRLQSMGVTEPTTGTDTTRIKTTAVKKGDRYVINGQKVWISRVQHSDLMILLARTTPLAEVAKKSEGLSIFLVDIPEAMGSGMTVQPIPNMVNHETNELFFDNLEIPAENLIGEEGQGFRYILTGLNAERTLIAAECIGDGYWFTDKVSAYVRERQVFGRPIGQNQGVQFPIAEAFIEVEAASLMRFEACRMYDAGQPCGAQANMAKYLAAKASWEAANACLQFHGGFGFACEYDVERKFRETRLYQVAPISTNLILSYVAEHVLGLPRSF; this is encoded by the coding sequence ATGCAGACCGACCCCCATCAGGACATCCGCGACGCCATCCGCGCGCTTTGCGCGACCTTCCCGCCCGAATACCACCGCCGCATCGACGAGGAGCGCGGCTATCCCGAGGCCTTCGTGCAGGCGCTGACCGAGGCGGGCTGGATGGCGGCGCTGATCCCGGAAGAGTATGGCGGCTCGGGGCTCGGGCTGACCGAGGCCTCGGTGATCATGGAAGAGATCAACCGCTCGGGCGGCAATTCGGGCGCCTGTCACGGCCAGATGTACAACATGACGACGCTGGTCCGGCACGGCTCGGAAGAGCAGCGCCGCCGCTACCTGCCGAAGATTGCGGCGGGCGAGCTGCGGCTGCAGTCGATGGGCGTGACCGAACCCACCACCGGCACCGACACCACCCGGATCAAGACCACGGCGGTGAAGAAGGGCGACCGCTATGTCATCAATGGCCAGAAGGTCTGGATCAGCCGGGTCCAGCATTCCGACCTGATGATCCTTCTGGCCCGCACGACGCCGCTGGCCGAGGTCGCGAAGAAATCCGAGGGCCTGTCGATCTTCCTCGTCGATATCCCCGAGGCAATGGGCTCGGGCATGACGGTGCAGCCGATCCCCAACATGGTCAATCACGAGACCAACGAGCTGTTCTTCGACAATCTCGAGATCCCGGCCGAGAACCTGATCGGCGAGGAGGGGCAGGGGTTCAGATACATCCTGACCGGGCTCAATGCCGAACGCACGCTGATCGCGGCCGAGTGCATCGGCGACGGCTACTGGTTCACCGACAAGGTCAGCGCCTATGTCCGCGAACGCCAGGTCTTCGGCCGCCCGATCGGGCAGAACCAGGGCGTGCAGTTCCCGATTGCCGAGGCCTTCATCGAGGTCGAGGCCGCCAGCCTGATGCGCTTCGAGGCCTGCCGGATGTACGATGCCGGTCAGCCCTGCGGTGCCCAGGCCAACATGGCCAAGTATCTCGCGGCAAAGGCGTCGTGGGAGGCCGCCAATGCCTGCCTGCAATTCCATGGCGGCTTCGGCTTTGCCTGCGAATACGATGTCGAACGCAAGTTCCGCGAGACCCGGCTTTACCAGGTGGCGCCGATCTCGACCAATCTCATCCTCAGCTACGTGGCCGAACACGTGCTGGGCCTGCCGAGGTCGTTCTGA
- a CDS encoding CaiB/BaiF CoA-transferase family protein: MRPLDGIEVVAVEQAVAAPFATARLADAGAHVVKIERPGGDFARGYDDAAAGQSSYFVWLNRGKESRTLDLASEAGRAALADLLAGADVLVQNLKPGALTRLGFSDAVLARDYPRLISCAISGYGTEGPLADRKAYDLLIQAESGLSSITGGPGEPARVGVSVVDIATGATAHAAILEALIRRGATGQGARISISMFDVMAEWLTVPLLNHEAGRPPGRVGLAHPSIAPYGAFQPKDGRPILISVQSDREWRQLAEGVLGAPGLGTDPRFATNVARVRNRAETDRIVAAAFARHSAVEAEAALVAADIAFASVNDMAGLSAHPHLRRIEVDSPNGPVAMPAPAARVEGETRHYGPVPALRPRED, from the coding sequence ATGCGCCCGCTCGACGGCATCGAGGTGGTCGCGGTCGAACAGGCGGTGGCCGCCCCCTTCGCGACCGCGCGGCTGGCCGATGCGGGCGCCCATGTCGTCAAGATCGAGCGGCCCGGCGGCGATTTCGCGCGCGGTTATGACGATGCCGCGGCCGGGCAATCCAGCTATTTCGTCTGGCTCAATCGCGGCAAGGAGAGCCGGACGCTCGATCTGGCCTCCGAGGCCGGGCGCGCGGCACTGGCGGATCTGCTGGCCGGGGCCGATGTGCTGGTGCAGAACCTCAAACCGGGCGCGCTGACCCGGCTCGGGTTTTCCGACGCGGTGCTGGCGCGGGATTATCCGCGGCTGATCTCCTGCGCGATCTCGGGCTATGGCACCGAGGGGCCGCTGGCCGACCGCAAGGCCTATGATCTGCTGATCCAGGCGGAGTCGGGACTGTCCTCGATCACCGGCGGACCGGGGGAACCGGCGCGGGTCGGCGTCTCGGTCGTCGACATCGCGACCGGGGCCACGGCGCATGCCGCGATCCTCGAGGCGCTGATCCGGCGCGGCGCGACCGGGCAGGGGGCGCGGATCTCGATTTCGATGTTCGACGTGATGGCCGAATGGCTGACCGTGCCGCTTCTGAACCACGAGGCCGGGCGTCCGCCGGGGCGGGTGGGGCTCGCCCATCCCTCGATCGCGCCCTATGGGGCGTTCCAGCCGAAGGACGGGCGCCCGATCCTGATCTCGGTCCAGAGCGACCGCGAATGGCGCCAGCTGGCCGAGGGGGTTCTGGGCGCGCCCGGGCTTGGCACGGATCCGCGCTTCGCGACCAATGTGGCGCGGGTCCGGAACCGGGCCGAGACCGACCGGATCGTCGCTGCCGCTTTCGCCCGGCACAGCGCCGTCGAGGCCGAGGCCGCGCTGGTCGCCGCCGATATCGCCTTTGCCTCGGTCAATGACATGGCCGGGCTGTCGGCCCATCCGCATCTGCGCCGGATCGAGGTCGACAGCCCCAACGGCCCGGTCGCGATGCCCGCGCCCGCCGCCCGCGTCGAGGGCGAGACGCGCCATTACGGCCCTGTGCCCGCGCTCAGGCCCCGGGAGGACTGA
- a CDS encoding MaoC family dehydratase N-terminal domain-containing protein produces MDLDIEHLRGWIGREDSATERLSADLVRRFAATFDRRWPLKQGAEAPPLIHLCLAQPTVAGAGLGEDGHPARGGFLPPVPLPRRMWAGGAFRFHTPLRIGDSVTRRSTITDVALKQGRSGPLLFVTVEHRIRARGRLALTERQDLVYRAAAPFRPSTADPAAEGGSVRRLTPGPVLLFRYSALTFNGHRIHYDRSYACEVEGYPGLVVHGPLQATLLVQFATELKGACPSRFAFRSVSTVFDTADMELHASSEGDSLRLWSAQAGGPVAMEATASW; encoded by the coding sequence ATGGATCTCGATATCGAGCATCTGCGCGGCTGGATCGGCCGCGAGGACAGCGCGACCGAGCGGCTGAGCGCCGATCTGGTGCGCCGCTTCGCCGCCACCTTCGACCGGCGCTGGCCGCTGAAACAGGGGGCCGAGGCGCCGCCGCTGATCCATCTCTGTCTTGCCCAGCCCACGGTGGCGGGCGCGGGGCTGGGCGAGGACGGCCATCCGGCGCGGGGCGGCTTCCTGCCGCCGGTGCCGCTGCCCCGGCGGATGTGGGCGGGCGGCGCGTTCCGCTTCCACACGCCGCTCCGGATCGGCGACAGTGTCACCCGCCGCTCGACCATCACCGATGTCGCGCTGAAACAGGGCCGCTCGGGGCCCCTGCTGTTCGTGACGGTCGAGCACAGGATCCGCGCCCGCGGCCGGCTCGCGCTGACCGAGCGGCAGGATCTGGTCTATCGCGCCGCCGCCCCGTTCAGGCCCTCGACGGCGGACCCGGCGGCCGAAGGCGGCTCGGTCAGGCGTCTGACCCCGGGGCCGGTGCTGCTGTTCCGCTATTCGGCGCTGACCTTCAACGGCCACCGCATCCATTACGACCGGTCCTATGCCTGCGAGGTCGAGGGCTATCCGGGGCTTGTCGTGCACGGGCCGTTGCAGGCGACGCTGCTTGTGCAATTCGCGACCGAGCTGAAGGGGGCCTGCCCGTCGCGCTTTGCCTTCCGCAGTGTCTCGACCGTGTTCGACACCGCCGACATGGAGCTGCATGCCAGTTCCGAGGGCGACAGCCTGCGGCTCTGGAGCGCGCAGGCGGGCGGGCCGGTGGCGATGGAGGCGACCGCCAGCTGGTAG
- the mprF gene encoding bifunctional lysylphosphatidylglycerol flippase/synthetase MprF, which produces MTEDAKPETASAGRWVRLRAIFPYVLAAGLFVLGLFALYRLLAPVDFTDVVAQVRATPWSTVGLALAATAASYVSLVGYDWSALRFIGKPLNFPVVLAGGFMAYAFGNTIGLSAVSGGAVRWRIYSALGLDGYDVAAVSTFAAVSFGVAATLVGLGALAVHPGALVAILPFAHGTVRTLALGGMAVIALPLLWASVRQRQLRLGRFTLRAPVPRDLAAQLVFCLGDIGFAAATLYLLLPANDLGFATFLALFAAATMAGVLSHVPGGIGVFEAVVIAAMPASTPVSAVAASLLLYRLIYFLVPFFLALLALAGYELFRSAGGRLPRGQWGRALAAVDPAFRAVERIAPMVLGTMILGAGLWMSVASILPPATEAARAAEELFPLPFIEGSALASSVIGSALVLISFGVMRRALAAFWLAVAVMEAGAAVALVQGVDLDRAVLLATGALLLLPFRHAFHRHTMLSHATLTPAWGALTVALIAGFGFVLFFAHKDTPYAHELWWQFAVNERAPRALRAGLLGSLVLGLGALLILLRTPRVTAVPPAGEDLERAGRIAAGGDNPDAGFALTGDKSILVSDDGRAFVMFAVSGRSWIAYGGPVGPADAAEDVAFAFVDAARRAGARPAFYEVRAADVPIMLDLGLSLHKMGEEAVVDLTAFSLEGSARKKLRAAHARALRDGLSLDWAEPPHAPAFLAELGVVSEAWLSAKRAREKGFSVGRFDPGWLNRWPVATVRQDGRVVAFANVLVTDSRAQAAIDLMRHVEDAPSGTMEFLFTALMLRLKEEGHAAFSLGMAPLSGLSPERSRRLWDRFGALIYRHGRSFYNFEGLRAFKAKFDPDWRPRYLAAPTTLPPLLTLADAARLIGGRHERRHNERRQTVRRKADRGEET; this is translated from the coding sequence TTGACCGAGGATGCCAAGCCCGAGACCGCCTCTGCCGGGCGGTGGGTGCGCCTGCGGGCGATCTTCCCCTATGTGCTGGCCGCCGGGCTGTTCGTTCTGGGCCTTTTCGCGCTGTACCGGCTGCTGGCCCCGGTCGATTTCACCGATGTGGTGGCGCAGGTGCGCGCCACGCCCTGGTCGACGGTCGGCCTTGCCCTGGCCGCGACGGCGGCAAGCTATGTCTCGCTCGTGGGCTATGACTGGTCGGCACTGCGCTTCATCGGCAAGCCGCTGAACTTCCCGGTGGTGCTGGCGGGCGGGTTCATGGCCTATGCCTTCGGCAATACCATCGGGCTGTCGGCGGTCTCGGGCGGGGCGGTGCGCTGGCGGATCTATTCGGCGCTGGGGCTCGACGGCTATGACGTGGCCGCGGTATCGACCTTCGCGGCGGTCTCGTTCGGGGTCGCGGCAACGCTGGTCGGGCTCGGCGCGCTGGCCGTGCATCCCGGAGCGCTGGTGGCGATCCTGCCCTTCGCCCATGGCACGGTCCGGACGCTGGCGCTGGGCGGGATGGCGGTGATCGCGCTGCCGCTGCTCTGGGCCTCGGTCCGGCAGCGCCAGCTCCGGCTCGGCCGCTTCACCCTGCGCGCGCCCGTGCCGCGCGATCTGGCGGCGCAGCTGGTCTTCTGTCTCGGCGATATCGGCTTCGCCGCCGCCACGCTCTATCTGCTTCTGCCCGCGAACGATCTCGGCTTCGCCACCTTCCTCGCGCTGTTCGCGGCGGCGACCATGGCCGGGGTGCTCAGCCATGTGCCGGGCGGCATCGGGGTCTTCGAGGCGGTGGTGATCGCGGCGATGCCCGCCTCGACGCCGGTATCCGCGGTGGCGGCGTCGCTCCTGCTTTACCGGCTGATCTATTTCCTCGTGCCCTTCTTCCTCGCGCTGCTCGCGCTGGCGGGCTACGAGCTGTTCCGCTCGGCCGGAGGGCGCCTGCCGCGGGGCCAGTGGGGCCGCGCGCTGGCCGCCGTCGATCCGGCCTTCCGCGCCGTCGAACGGATCGCGCCGATGGTGCTGGGTACCATGATCCTCGGGGCCGGGCTCTGGATGAGCGTCGCCTCGATCCTGCCGCCCGCCACCGAAGCCGCGCGCGCCGCCGAAGAGCTGTTCCCGCTTCCGTTTATCGAGGGTTCGGCGCTGGCTTCCAGCGTGATCGGCTCGGCGCTGGTGCTGATCTCCTTCGGGGTGATGCGCCGCGCGCTGGCGGCGTTCTGGCTGGCCGTCGCGGTGATGGAGGCGGGGGCGGCGGTGGCGCTGGTACAGGGGGTCGATCTCGACCGCGCGGTGCTGCTGGCGACCGGCGCGCTGCTGCTGCTGCCCTTCCGCCATGCCTTTCACCGCCACACCATGCTGAGCCATGCCACGCTGACCCCGGCCTGGGGCGCGCTGACCGTGGCGCTGATCGCGGGCTTCGGCTTCGTGCTGTTCTTCGCGCATAAGGACACGCCCTATGCGCATGAGCTCTGGTGGCAGTTCGCGGTGAACGAGCGCGCGCCGCGGGCGTTGCGGGCGGGGTTGCTGGGCAGCCTCGTTCTGGGGCTGGGGGCGCTTCTGATCCTGTTGCGCACGCCCCGGGTCACGGCGGTGCCGCCGGCCGGGGAGGATCTGGAGCGGGCGGGGCGCATCGCGGCGGGCGGCGACAACCCCGATGCGGGCTTCGCGCTGACCGGCGACAAGTCGATCCTGGTATCGGATGACGGCCGCGCCTTCGTGATGTTCGCGGTGTCGGGGCGGTCCTGGATCGCCTATGGCGGCCCGGTCGGGCCTGCCGATGCCGCCGAGGACGTGGCCTTCGCCTTCGTCGACGCGGCCCGGCGCGCGGGTGCGCGGCCCGCCTTCTACGAAGTCCGGGCCGCCGATGTGCCGATCATGCTCGATCTGGGACTGTCGCTGCACAAGATGGGCGAGGAGGCGGTGGTCGATCTGACCGCGTTTTCGCTTGAGGGATCGGCGCGAAAGAAGCTTCGGGCGGCGCATGCCCGGGCGCTGCGGGACGGCTTGTCGCTGGACTGGGCCGAGCCGCCCCATGCGCCCGCTTTCCTGGCCGAGCTCGGGGTCGTGTCCGAGGCCTGGCTTTCGGCCAAGCGGGCGCGCGAGAAGGGGTTTTCGGTCGGCCGCTTCGATCCCGGCTGGCTGAACCGCTGGCCGGTGGCGACGGTGCGCCAGGACGGCCGGGTGGTGGCCTTCGCCAATGTGCTGGTCACTGACAGCCGGGCCCAGGCCGCCATCGATCTGATGCGCCATGTCGAGGATGCCCCCTCCGGCACCATGGAGTTCCTGTTCACCGCGCTGATGCTGCGGCTGAAGGAAGAGGGCCATGCCGCCTTCTCGCTGGGAATGGCCCCGCTCTCGGGGCTGAGCCCCGAACGCAGCCGCAGGCTCTGGGACCGCTTCGGCGCGCTGATCTACCGCCATGGCCGCAGCTTCTACAATTTCGAGGGGCTGCGCGCCTTCAAGGCCAAGTTCGATCCCGACTGGCGGCCGCGCTATCTGGCCGCGCCCACGACGCTGCCGCCGCTCCTGACGCTGGCCGATGCGGCCCGGCTGATCGGCGGCCGCCACGAACGCCGTCATAACGAGCGCCGCCAGACCGTGCGTCGCAAGGCGGATCGCGGCGAAGAGACCTGA
- a CDS encoding ABC transporter substrate-binding protein, which produces MLMLSAGLVSAQGALAQGTLRIGMTAADIPLTTGQADQGGEGMRFMGYTVYDSLVEWDLSSADKPSTLIPGLATEWAVDAEDKTKWIFRIREGVTFHDGSEFTAESVVWNLDKLLDDSSEQYDPRQAAQGKSRIPAVASYRAIDPLTLEITTNTPDATLPYQLAWILMSSKANWEAHDKDWEKVAMEPSGTGPWKLEEFVPRERAEMVPFAEYWDETRVPKLDKLVLIPLPEPNARAAALLSGQVDWIEAPAPDTIPAMRANGFVISSNTYPHNWTWHLSRLEGSPWNDIRVRKAANLAIDREGMGALLGGLMVPAKGFLPPGSQWFGNPSFDVRYDPEEAKKLLAEAGYGPDKRLKVKALISPSGSGQMLPLPMNEYIQQNLAEVGIDVEFMVVEWNQMINLWRAGAADPAVEGSQSINFTYFIQDPFTGLIRHLACDLIAPNGTNWGHYCDPGMEELFNQIRTTFDPAEQDEVMRRTHEKFVDDALFLMVTHDVAPRAMSPRVKGFVQAQNWYQNFSSITME; this is translated from the coding sequence ATGCTCATGCTGTCGGCGGGGCTGGTCTCGGCGCAGGGGGCGCTGGCCCAGGGCACGCTGCGGATCGGCATGACCGCGGCCGACATCCCGCTGACCACCGGCCAGGCCGATCAGGGCGGCGAGGGCATGCGTTTCATGGGCTACACGGTCTATGACTCGCTTGTCGAATGGGACCTGAGCTCGGCCGACAAGCCCTCGACGCTGATCCCGGGGCTCGCCACCGAATGGGCGGTCGATGCCGAGGACAAGACGAAATGGATCTTCAGGATCCGCGAGGGCGTCACCTTCCATGACGGCTCGGAGTTCACCGCCGAAAGCGTGGTCTGGAACCTCGACAAGCTGCTCGATGACAGCTCCGAGCAATACGACCCGCGCCAGGCGGCGCAGGGCAAGTCGCGGATCCCGGCCGTCGCGAGCTATCGCGCCATCGACCCGCTGACGCTCGAGATCACCACCAATACCCCCGATGCCACGCTGCCCTATCAACTGGCCTGGATCCTGATGTCCTCGAAGGCCAACTGGGAGGCCCATGACAAGGACTGGGAAAAGGTCGCGATGGAGCCCTCGGGCACCGGTCCCTGGAAGCTCGAGGAATTTGTGCCGCGCGAACGCGCCGAGATGGTGCCCTTCGCAGAATACTGGGACGAGACCCGGGTGCCGAAGCTCGACAAGCTGGTGCTGATCCCGCTGCCCGAGCCCAATGCCCGCGCGGCCGCTCTTCTGTCGGGACAGGTCGACTGGATCGAGGCGCCCGCGCCCGACACCATCCCGGCGATGCGGGCGAACGGCTTCGTGATCTCGTCGAACACCTATCCGCATAACTGGACCTGGCATCTGTCGCGGCTGGAGGGCTCGCCCTGGAACGACATCCGCGTGCGCAAGGCCGCGAACCTGGCCATCGACCGCGAGGGGATGGGCGCACTTCTGGGCGGTCTGATGGTGCCCGCCAAGGGCTTCCTGCCGCCCGGCTCGCAATGGTTCGGCAATCCGAGCTTCGATGTGCGCTACGATCCCGAAGAGGCGAAGAAGCTGCTGGCCGAGGCGGGCTACGGCCCCGACAAGCGGCTGAAGGTCAAGGCGCTGATCTCGCCCTCGGGCTCGGGCCAGATGCTGCCGCTGCCGATGAACGAATACATCCAGCAGAACCTGGCCGAGGTCGGCATCGATGTCGAGTTCATGGTGGTCGAGTGGAACCAGATGATCAATCTCTGGCGCGCGGGCGCGGCCGATCCGGCGGTCGAGGGCAGCCAGTCGATCAACTTCACCTATTTCATCCAGGACCCGTTCACCGGGCTGATCCGGCATCTCGCCTGCGATCTGATCGCGCCGAACGGCACCAATTGGGGCCATTACTGCGATCCCGGGATGGAGGAGCTGTTCAACCAGATCCGCACCACCTTCGATCCGGCCGAACAGGATGAGGTGATGCGCCGGACGCATGAGAAATTCGTCGATGACGCGCTGTTCCTGATGGTGACCCATGACGTGGCGCCGCGGGCCATGAGCCCGAGGGTCAAGGGCTTCGTGCAGGCCCAGAACTGGTACCAGAACTTCTCGTCGATCACGATGGAGTAG